One genomic segment of Streptomyces sp. RerS4 includes these proteins:
- a CDS encoding helix-turn-helix domain-containing protein: MHFTAEDLFNVTFAAEPLPLVETAMALVAAQRTDEQAVFGRWRLRVGRELPGAVRPLLDLLRPDGQNPQFVEPFAPDLEEGLAAVREAGARLTPEQLRTAAARAPGGPGWLRALWGGDRDAWELLDGAIRSAYEAVVVPQWPRIRQSFRADVAWRTRLLAAHGIKACLAGTHPAARWSGTVLEFDRPPAYEVLLGGRGLTLMPSPFWTGRPLLAEGPDGPDGAYLLIYPALTPLPLVETGAGGGALDALLGRTRAALLQALVGQRTTSELARDLDISLPSVSEHTRTLRAAGLITTRRDGKAVLHAATGLGVDLLRSGG; encoded by the coding sequence GTGCACTTCACGGCGGAGGACCTGTTCAACGTCACCTTCGCCGCCGAACCGCTGCCGCTCGTGGAGACGGCCATGGCGCTCGTCGCCGCCCAGCGCACCGACGAACAGGCCGTCTTCGGACGGTGGCGGCTGCGCGTCGGTCGTGAACTGCCCGGCGCCGTCCGCCCGCTGCTGGACCTCCTGCGACCGGACGGCCAGAACCCGCAGTTCGTCGAGCCGTTCGCACCCGACCTGGAGGAGGGCCTCGCGGCCGTACGGGAGGCCGGGGCCCGGCTGACCCCCGAGCAGCTGCGCACGGCCGCCGCGCGGGCGCCCGGCGGCCCGGGTTGGCTGCGCGCGCTGTGGGGCGGGGACCGGGACGCCTGGGAACTGCTCGACGGGGCGATCCGATCCGCGTACGAGGCCGTCGTGGTCCCGCAGTGGCCCCGTATCCGGCAGTCCTTCCGGGCCGACGTCGCCTGGCGCACCAGGCTGCTGGCCGCCCACGGGATCAAGGCGTGCCTGGCCGGTACCCACCCGGCGGCTCGGTGGTCGGGCACGGTCCTGGAATTCGACCGGCCGCCCGCGTACGAGGTGCTCCTCGGCGGTCGGGGGCTGACGTTGATGCCGTCGCCGTTCTGGACGGGGCGCCCGCTGCTCGCGGAGGGCCCGGACGGGCCCGACGGCGCGTACCTGCTGATCTACCCGGCGCTGACGCCGCTGCCGCTGGTGGAGACGGGCGCCGGCGGGGGCGCGCTGGACGCGCTGCTGGGGCGCACGCGGGCGGCGTTGCTCCAGGCGTTGGTGGGCCAGCGCACGACGAGCGAACTGGCGCGGGACCTGGACATCAGCCTCCCGTCCGTCTCCGAGCACACCCGCACGCTGCGCGCCGCCGGGCTGATCACCACGCGGCGGGACGGCAAGGCGGTCCTCCACGCGGCGACGGGCCTGGGCGTCGACCTGCTGCGCAGCGGAGGCTGA